Within the Prochlorococcus sp. MIT 1300 genome, the region TCAGGTCTTTCGTCAATTACATTAAATGAATAGTTAACTGAAACGTGTTGATTAAACCCTGATTTTACAAGTAACTTACAATTTTCCAAAACTGTACTTAAATTATACCCCATTCTCATTTTTCTTACAAGCTCTTGTGAGCCTGAGGTGATGCCAATCTCGAAGTAATTCATGCCTGTATCTACCATCAATTTAGCGAGCTCCTGATCAATATTGTCTGCTCGAATATAGGCGGCCCAGTGAATATCTTTTAGGCCTTCCTGCTGAATCTCTCTGAGTAGTTCTTTGGCATCATCCATATAACGTCGTGCTGGTATAAATTGTGCATCTGTAAACCAAAAACCACGAACTCCTAAATCATATAATTGACGCATTTCTTTTACGACTTCTTTAACAGGATTTACCCTAACTTGCTTGCCCTCTACAATTGTATATACACAATAACAACAGTTATGTGGGCAACCTCTTTTAGTTTGAACGCCTACATAGAAGTCACCACCCTCAAGGTACCAATTCAGCTGTGGCCATATTGATGAAATATATTGATAATTACAGGCTGTCTTTGGCCGAGTGTTTGGCTTTTCATGTATGAGGCCGTTTCGAGGCTTTTCGCCAACTATGAAACAACGCTCATCATCAAAATTGATTCCACGTAATATCTTTTCTAGTAATGGTTCTCCTTCACCAACAGAAACTACAGTCCCCTTCGGAAGTGACTTGTCTAATTGTTCGTAAAATACACTTACCGCGCCACCCCCAAGGACTGCTTTTGCTTGGAGATTGAAGTTTCGTGCGGCTTTGAGGCCAACTCGTACTAGACGGGTATTTCTTCTCAATTCCCCATAATGACTTGTCATTAAACGAAGCCCCCCTATAGCTCCTCGTAATCGTTTTATAGGGTTAGCTGAATAAAAAACTTCAAATGAGTTTTGCAGTGGATTCCCTCCCCTCCCATCCACTGGTGCATAAATTTGTATGTCTCTCCAGGAAAAAACTAGTAGTGTTGGCTGGAATTTATGAATCGCAGCTAATAGTAGTCGTTCAACATCAATAATAGGTAAAGCTGCTAAATCTAATATCTGTTGGGGTAAGTGAGGAAAGCATTTGTGTAAGTGATCTGCTAAATAGATGGGACCAATAGGAAAGATTGGATTGCATGGCAGGCGAATCAGTAGCACTTTTGCTTTGCCCGAATCTTTTTTGACAAAGGTTTGGTGCTCTTGGGTCAACAGTTTCGCTTCGGGTGATTTCATTGTAAACAACGAATTTAAGTTTAAAAAATCTTTTTTCTGAAGTTCAACTGGCCAAACTTCTTATTAAGGGCTTTTAGCCTGAATTGAGAAGTTTTGAGTGATTTCTCGATGCTTAAAATTGAGATCTTTTGACATCATGAATTCATGTGAGTCTGGTGGGGGGTTTTTATACAAAATTTTTACAGAACCAGTTCCGCAATTTTTATACATGCTCTTCGTATCAACTTTGAACTCCTTATTCATGATTGCAAAGAGAATTGTTTCAGCAAGTACTGCAGCAGAGCCGGTGACTGGATTTGAACCTGCGACCTACTGATTACGAATCAGTTGCTCTACCTCTGAGCTACACCGGCGACAAGATGAACTTAACATTCTAAATTATGTCTTTTGCATCATTGAGCAAACTCTCATCTTCTTCTGAACCCAAGCTAACCCCTGAGTTGCGGGAAAGACTCTTAAGGGAGTCCAAGCATCCTTTAAGAGGTTTAAGAAGGGCTCTTTGGGTCGCCTTATTTGGGTCAGCCTCTATTGGAGCTTTTGTGATGACTTTTAGAGGGTTGGCTGGTGATGCCGTCTCTTATCGAGATATCTATATCCAAATAGGAGCGTTGATTATCTTTGGTGGATTGCTTTGGTTGGACCGTTCTGAAAAATGATGAATTTTTTTTAGTTCAACTTAGTTCAACTTTCGTCTTTGGGTTACCAGCTTATAGGCCTTAACTATGTCTCCTTCTTCCCAGTTCGCAAAGCGATCACACCCAATGCCGCATTCAAATCCTGTTGCAACATCCTTAACATCATCCTTGTTTCTACGTAGTGAATCGAGGTCGCCTTCGAAAACAAATTGATTTGAACGTTGAACTCGAACTTTGCAATTACGTTGAAGCTTTCCAGTAGTTACATAGCAACCTGCAACGGCACTTTTCCCTACGGAGAAGATTGCTCTAACTTCAGCCTCTCCTAAGGCTTCTTCTACCATCTCAGGCTCTAGCAATCCTTCCATGGCCATTTGAATATCTTCAAGCAGCTTGTAGATAACCTCGTAATCTCTTACGTCAACACCAGTAGCATCAGCTGCGCGTTTAGCCCCAGATGCCATTGAAGTGTTGAATCCAACAATGACGGCACCTGAGGCGGCTGCTAAATCAACGTCTGTTTCGGTGATTTCTCCTGGAGCAGAAAGTAATACCCGGACTTGAACTTCATCCTTTGGCAATTGCTCTAGAGAGCCAAGAATGGCTTCAACACTGCCTTGTACGTCAGCTTTCAGAATAATGTTCAGTTCTTTGAGCTCTCCTTCACTTGCTTGCCCTGACATTGCGGAGAGAGATACACGCCTTGATGCCATTTGTTGGGCTAATCGAGTGGCTCTTGCATCGGATGCCCTTTCGCCAACAA harbors:
- a CDS encoding DUF3493 domain-containing protein, producing MSFASLSKLSSSSEPKLTPELRERLLRESKHPLRGLRRALWVALFGSASIGAFVMTFRGLAGDAVSYRDIYIQIGALIIFGGLLWLDRSEK
- a CDS encoding photosystem II high light acclimation radical SAM protein, yielding MLLIRLPCNPIFPIGPIYLADHLHKCFPHLPQQILDLAALPIIDVERLLLAAIHKFQPTLLVFSWRDIQIYAPVDGRGGNPLQNSFEVFYSANPIKRLRGAIGGLRLMTSHYGELRRNTRLVRVGLKAARNFNLQAKAVLGGGAVSVFYEQLDKSLPKGTVVSVGEGEPLLEKILRGINFDDERCFIVGEKPRNGLIHEKPNTRPKTACNYQYISSIWPQLNWYLEGGDFYVGVQTKRGCPHNCCYCVYTIVEGKQVRVNPVKEVVKEMRQLYDLGVRGFWFTDAQFIPARRYMDDAKELLREIQQEGLKDIHWAAYIRADNIDQELAKLMVDTGMNYFEIGITSGSQELVRKMRMGYNLSTVLENCKLLVKSGFNQHVSVNYSFNVIDERPDTIRQTVAYHRELEKIFGQDKVNPAIFFIGLQPHTHLEQYGFDQGILKKGYNPMSMMPWTAKKLLWNPEPMGSTFGKICLEAFDKDPNDFGRTVIDLLERDYGVAPLEEALRAPLDGRRVIGTAFT